One Methylomonas sp. LL1 DNA window includes the following coding sequences:
- the csy1 gene encoding type I-F CRISPR-associated protein Csy1: MNESISTFFADRKAVWLKTKLKAMEDADAQAAIQQEADDKFSLPTWLPDAARRAAWLSMVSHPGKFSHPSAKTSAIIADSRQANDGYLRTGNVAYELDVSAKTAAAMDVYKFLSLPLDDGQTVLQHLEQDSAQAKQLLNVPTASYDSLRSGFLAVKQNDGVNKTDGLVKQVYFPVEADYHLLSILTPAGLLTQTKSRIDAMRFSEATKQAKDSRRKNEHHADGFDDMLGLTVILYGGTKPQNISVLNNQNAGRAYLLSSVPPMFESRQARLPTRHFFRNSLSARRFQDSFQTLDRLMHSGVNNVHVREGIRNTLKYLIDSVLRQAFAIRASAHGWSQAEHYQGLPLAQRIWLDDANLDQREQNEDWLDEVASDFARWIINTYEYLCKDSRTKLGDDEFRELVTLAEQAVAADKEFFK, encoded by the coding sequence ATGAATGAATCGATCTCGACGTTTTTTGCCGACCGCAAAGCGGTTTGGCTAAAAACGAAATTGAAAGCCATGGAGGATGCGGACGCGCAAGCCGCCATCCAGCAAGAAGCCGACGACAAATTTTCCCTGCCGACTTGGCTACCGGATGCCGCCAGGCGAGCGGCCTGGCTGTCGATGGTCAGTCATCCCGGCAAATTCAGCCACCCCAGTGCCAAAACCAGTGCCATCATCGCCGACAGTCGCCAAGCCAACGATGGTTATCTGCGCACCGGCAATGTCGCTTACGAACTGGACGTGTCTGCAAAAACTGCGGCGGCGATGGACGTTTATAAGTTTTTGAGTTTGCCGCTGGACGACGGGCAAACGGTGTTGCAACATCTTGAACAGGATAGCGCTCAGGCCAAGCAACTTTTGAACGTGCCGACCGCCAGTTACGACAGCCTGCGTTCCGGCTTCCTTGCCGTCAAGCAGAACGATGGTGTTAATAAAACCGACGGTCTGGTCAAGCAAGTGTATTTCCCGGTCGAAGCCGATTATCACTTGCTGTCCATTCTGACACCAGCCGGCTTGCTGACCCAAACCAAAAGCCGCATCGACGCGATGCGCTTTTCCGAAGCAACCAAACAAGCCAAGGACAGCCGCCGGAAAAACGAACACCATGCCGACGGTTTCGACGATATGCTGGGTTTGACCGTTATCTTGTACGGCGGCACCAAACCGCAAAACATCAGCGTATTGAACAACCAGAATGCCGGCCGGGCGTATTTGTTGAGCAGCGTGCCACCGATGTTCGAGTCGCGGCAGGCGCGCTTGCCGACTCGGCATTTCTTCAGAAACTCGCTGTCGGCCCGACGTTTTCAAGACAGTTTCCAAACGCTGGACAGGCTAATGCACAGCGGCGTCAACAATGTTCATGTCCGCGAAGGCATACGCAATACCCTCAAATACCTGATCGACTCGGTATTGCGGCAAGCCTTTGCGATTCGCGCCAGCGCTCACGGTTGGTCGCAAGCCGAACATTACCAAGGCTTGCCGCTTGCTCAAAGGATTTGGTTGGACGACGCAAATCTCGATCAACGCGAGCAAAACGAAGATTGGCTGGATGAAGTAGCCAGCGATTTCGCCCGTTGGATCATTAACACCTACGAATACCTATGCAAGGACAGCCGTACCAAACTGGGCGACGACGAGTTCCGCGAGTTGGTCACGCTGGCGGAACAAGCCGTCGCCGCCGACAAGGAGTTTTTCAAATGA
- the csy2 gene encoding type I-F CRISPR-associated protein Csy2, producing the protein MTRRFLLIPRLQIHNANAMSSPYTIGFPAMTAWLGGIHALQRYLHQHGLTDAELISVAVSCHRFDLQTYKGQGDFVHSIVGTANPLDKDGSRPAFVEEARCHLEVSLLVELQGYDTDEQERFEALVNQQLRRMKWAGGDVLGVADVKTYTVDEDDEQSVRKLLNRLMLGYVLIERRELLVQAMRDEGQDALDALLGYLKVMHRSGQDVENGKVTWSSQRKAPGWLVPIAVGFQGISELGQAANQRDSQTPHRFAESVVTLGEFKMPYRISNLDDVLWQCRVDTERNLYLCQTLSTSELIGD; encoded by the coding sequence ATGACCCGACGTTTTCTGTTAATTCCGCGTTTGCAAATCCACAACGCCAACGCGATGAGCAGCCCTTACACCATCGGCTTTCCGGCCATGACCGCTTGGCTGGGCGGCATCCACGCCTTGCAACGCTATTTGCATCAACACGGTTTGACCGACGCCGAACTGATCAGCGTGGCGGTTAGCTGCCATCGCTTCGATTTGCAAACCTACAAAGGGCAAGGCGATTTCGTGCATTCCATCGTCGGCACCGCCAATCCTTTGGACAAGGACGGCAGCCGACCGGCCTTCGTCGAAGAAGCTCGTTGCCATTTGGAGGTATCGCTGTTGGTCGAGTTGCAAGGCTACGATACCGACGAACAGGAACGCTTCGAAGCCCTGGTCAACCAACAACTGCGCCGGATGAAATGGGCCGGTGGTGACGTGTTGGGAGTTGCGGATGTAAAGACATATACCGTCGACGAAGACGACGAACAAAGCGTCAGGAAATTGCTCAACCGCCTGATGCTCGGTTACGTGCTGATCGAACGCCGCGAATTGCTGGTGCAAGCCATGCGCGACGAAGGCCAGGACGCGTTGGACGCCTTGCTGGGCTATTTGAAAGTAATGCACCGTAGCGGTCAGGACGTCGAAAACGGCAAAGTCACTTGGAGCAGTCAACGTAAGGCGCCGGGTTGGCTGGTGCCGATTGCGGTGGGTTTTCAGGGTATCTCCGAATTGGGCCAAGCCGCTAACCAGCGCGACAGCCAGACCCCGCACCGCTTCGCCGAAAGCGTGGTCACGCTGGGCGAATTCAAGATGCCGTACCGCATTAGCAACCTGGACGACGTGCTTTGGCAATGCCGCGTCGATACCGAACGAAATCTTTACCTTTGCCAAACCCTATCCACATCAGAACTCATTGGAGACTAA
- the csy3 gene encoding type I-F CRISPR-associated protein Csy3 has translation MAVKNDATVLAFEKKLVPSDGYLYGTVWDERHQNAPLPLKINAKSVRGTVSHRMKKTSDQDLLKLNMDIANPNPQTVDACALSEHQNTLKLSFSLKVLGGVEKPSACNGPNFNATYPGVARAYIEQEGFTELAKRYAINIANGRYFWRNRVGAEKIEVAVDTGDGDKLVFDAKQFSLRDFSADHSDLQKLAGKIADALCGRLPYLLISVEAYALVGKAQEVYPSEELILGNGKGDKSKILYAVNGVAALHSQKIGNALRTIDTWYPGHDDAAVGIGPIAIEPYGAVTNLGKAFRTPKDKADFYTLFDRFALGEKLAEKTQEHYVMAVLIRGGVFGQSGKE, from the coding sequence ATGGCAGTAAAAAACGACGCAACCGTACTGGCTTTCGAAAAAAAACTGGTGCCTTCCGATGGTTATCTATACGGCACCGTATGGGATGAGCGACATCAGAATGCCCCGTTGCCATTAAAAATCAACGCAAAGTCCGTGCGGGGCACGGTATCGCATCGAATGAAAAAAACTTCGGATCAAGACTTGCTGAAGTTAAACATGGATATTGCTAATCCCAATCCCCAAACCGTCGATGCCTGTGCGCTAAGCGAACACCAGAACACTCTCAAACTCAGTTTCAGCTTGAAAGTGCTGGGCGGCGTGGAAAAACCGTCCGCCTGCAACGGACCGAACTTCAATGCGACCTATCCCGGCGTCGCCCGAGCTTACATCGAACAAGAAGGCTTTACCGAGCTTGCCAAACGTTACGCTATTAATATCGCCAATGGTCGATACTTTTGGCGCAACCGGGTTGGGGCGGAAAAAATCGAAGTCGCGGTCGATACCGGCGACGGCGACAAACTGGTGTTCGACGCCAAGCAGTTTTCACTGCGCGACTTCAGCGCCGACCATTCCGATCTGCAAAAACTGGCCGGCAAAATCGCCGATGCCTTGTGCGGGCGTTTGCCCTACTTGCTGATTAGTGTCGAAGCCTATGCCTTGGTCGGCAAGGCGCAGGAGGTTTATCCCAGCGAAGAATTGATTCTCGGCAACGGCAAGGGCGACAAAAGCAAAATCCTGTACGCGGTCAACGGCGTCGCGGCGCTGCATTCGCAAAAGATCGGCAATGCCTTGCGCACCATCGACACCTGGTATCCGGGCCACGACGATGCCGCCGTCGGCATCGGCCCGATTGCCATCGAACCCTACGGCGCGGTCACCAATCTGGGCAAAGCCTTTCGTACCCCGAAAGACAAAGCCGATTTTTACACCCTGTTCGACCGCTTCGCACTGGGTGAAAAACTAGCGGAAAAAACCCAGGAACATTACGTAATGGCGGTGTTGATACGCGGCGGCGTCTTCGGCCAAAGCGGCAAGGAATAA
- the cas6f gene encoding type I-F CRISPR-associated endoribonuclease Cas6/Csy4, with translation MRCYQEITLLPNPEVNIHFLWSKVFQQIHLGLVEMQDAEKRVPIGVGFPDYKIGEKYGVLGSKCRLFAADEATLVRFDAGKWLSRLSDYVHCTSIRPVPATLAGHAIYRRLQPKTNKERLARRYAKRHPLSYDEALQHYSGIAPASIPTPFIRLTSLSSGEQFCLWIDKILVTEASKADFSSYGLSPKATIPEF, from the coding sequence ATGCGCTGCTATCAGGAAATCACCTTGCTGCCCAATCCCGAGGTCAATATCCATTTCCTCTGGTCCAAAGTCTTCCAGCAAATTCATCTAGGTTTAGTCGAAATGCAGGACGCGGAAAAACGGGTGCCGATTGGAGTGGGCTTTCCAGACTATAAGATCGGCGAAAAATATGGGGTGCTGGGCAGTAAATGCCGGCTGTTTGCTGCCGACGAAGCCACGCTGGTTCGATTCGATGCCGGAAAATGGTTGTCTCGCCTGAGCGACTACGTGCATTGCACCAGCATTCGCCCGGTGCCGGCGACGCTTGCAGGTCACGCTATTTACCGCCGCCTGCAACCCAAAACCAACAAGGAGCGTCTGGCGCGGCGCTATGCCAAGCGGCATCCGTTGAGTTATGACGAGGCCCTGCAACACTATAGCGGCATTGCACCGGCCAGCATTCCCACACCGTTTATCCGATTGACAAGTTTGAGCAGCGGGGAACAATTTTGTTTGTGGATCGATAAGATTTTGGTCACGGAAGCATCGAAAGCCGATTTCAGCAGTTATGGCCTAAGTCCCAAGGCCACAATTCCAGAATTTTGA
- a CDS encoding VPLPA-CTERM sorting domain-containing protein — MKIFNAIVMAGTLAFTNAQAATVSGGSLILNIDRDALAAGVTMDNTPAPSIYVEEFFGASAASKTQSQLLNDNTPADWSDYAANEIPATGLQYAVNGLNIDANPAGRENRPTTFEFNPGDLLGSATGNIGLGGVIRFRVDVNRSNNRIVMGDMTLEYHPELEAATPGRSGWLLVNHIGFDADAFELFDVSTNLTGNNLTLTGNLGYGWGFDHLGAEDARLSETRIGNFSFQTTVVPLPAAVWLFASGLAGLFVTSRARRKCVAL; from the coding sequence ATGAAAATATTTAATGCTATTGTGATGGCCGGCACGTTGGCTTTCACGAACGCGCAGGCGGCCACCGTCTCGGGTGGGTCGCTTATCCTCAACATAGATCGCGATGCCTTGGCCGCCGGCGTTACCATGGATAACACCCCGGCCCCCTCTATTTACGTCGAGGAGTTTTTTGGTGCCTCCGCGGCAAGCAAAACCCAAAGCCAGCTTCTAAACGACAATACGCCCGCCGATTGGTCCGATTACGCAGCCAACGAAATTCCGGCCACCGGTCTGCAATATGCGGTTAACGGGTTAAACATCGACGCCAATCCGGCCGGGCGCGAGAATAGGCCTACAACATTCGAGTTTAATCCTGGCGACTTGTTGGGTAGCGCGACCGGCAATATTGGCTTGGGTGGGGTAATACGATTTCGCGTCGATGTGAATCGGTCCAATAACCGAATTGTAATGGGCGATATGACGCTGGAATATCACCCGGAATTAGAAGCCGCCACGCCAGGCCGTTCCGGCTGGCTACTAGTCAACCATATCGGTTTTGACGCCGACGCCTTTGAATTATTCGATGTTTCGACCAACTTGACCGGCAATAATCTGACGTTGACTGGCAATCTGGGCTATGGCTGGGGGTTTGACCATCTGGGGGCAGAAGATGCCCGCTTGAGCGAGACCCGAATCGGTAACTTCAGTTTTCAAACTACGGTAGTGCCGCTACCGGCGGCAGTCTGGTTGTTTGCTAGCGGACTGGCGGGACTTTTCGTGACCAGTCGGGCCAGAAGAAAGTGCGTCGCGCTATGA